DNA sequence from the Flavobacteriales bacterium TMED191 genome:
CATCAACAATTTTGGAGTTAAAAGTTTTAGCCGATGTGGGATTAGTTGGCTTTCCCAATGCAGGAAAATCCACTTTATTGTCTGTCATTAGCGCAGCAAAACCTAAAATTGCTGACTATGAATTCACTACATTAACTCCAAACCTTGGTATTGTTAAATATCATGATATGAAATCATTTGTAATGGCCGATATACCTGGAATCATTAAGGGCGCTAGTGAAGGCAAGGGGTTAGGTCATCGTTTTTTAAGACATATTGAAAGGAATACATGCTTGTTATTTATGATTCCCGCTAATAGTGAAAATATTATGGCAGCATATAATATTTTAATTCAAGAATTAAAAAAATATAACCCAGATTTATTAGATAAAAAGAGATTATTGATAATAACAAAGTCAGACTTAATTAATGATAATATCAAAGAAAATATTTCAGATTCTATTAGTATTAAACATCTCTTTATATCTTCTTTAAATAACCAAGGTATTAGTCATTTAAAAGATGATGTTTGGAAAATTTTAATTAAAAACAATGATTGAAAATATAATTTCATTGGATAAGCAGTTATTTATTTTTTTAAATAATTTAGGATCTGAAAAGTGGGATTCTTTCTGGG
Encoded proteins:
- the obgE gene encoding GTPase ObgE, which gives rise to MRNLKNNFVDYVKIYCKSGSGGKGSAHFFRSRIQPKGGPDGGDGGRGGHVIIRGNRNLWTLLHLKFTKHIKAGHGGDGSKNTSTGSSGKDVYIDVPIGTIVKDAETNKYIFEITEDKEEYVLLKGGLGGRGNVHFKNSVRQSPRYAQPGKIGLEASTILELKVLADVGLVGFPNAGKSTLLSVISAAKPKIADYEFTTLTPNLGIVKYHDMKSFVMADIPGIIKGASEGKGLGHRFLRHIERNTCLLFMIPANSENIMAAYNILIQELKKYNPDLLDKKRLLIITKSDLINDNIKENISDSISIKHLFISSLNNQGISHLKDDVWKILIKNND